Genomic DNA from Hordeum vulgare subsp. vulgare chromosome 2H, MorexV3_pseudomolecules_assembly, whole genome shotgun sequence:
attattgcctctaggacatatttccaacaataagaaCCCACTTAACGGAAAGGGAGGAAACGATAAGCATTGGCTTCGTGCCACGCACGGAAGCGAGTCATCGCTAGCCCAACCGAGGCTTTGGCCCATCGGTTTCCCAACATGTGGCACTTCCAGGTTTCAACACTTCCTTGGTCTCTTCTCTCATCAAGGACGGGTAAATTTTGCTGAAGTGAACCAACTATTTACATGGTATAAATGCCCTGAAGCCACACCATAGAGTAAAGAGTCCCGCTTCGGTACAAGCCCCCTCATAATACGTATAAAAGATAAGATGAACACTTTACAAAGGAAAACGTTCTTACCCGGTTCACCGGCCGGACCGTTGCATCGAATGCACGCGTACCGCGGGATCCATCGTGCatccctccccttcctcctccacGTGCAGCCCCCTCCCTCCGCCCCCGTCGCACGTCATGGCGTCGTCGCAACTCCGACTACCCGCGCACAACAGCGGCATTGCAGCTCCTCCATCCAACCCGCACCACCGGGCGCCGACGCAACCGGCCCTCTTGTCCCCATAGATCTCCATCCCTTTGTTCATGGTCGAAGGTGTAATTTGCTACATGCTTCAACCGGCCTCgaaatttgctacaaccggcaccaCATTTTGCTATCACCAGTGTTGCATTTTGCTACGTCGCACATGTCGTcgcgatttttgctacaaccggtgtttCATTTTGCTACAACCGATGACATGGCGAGCTGCATACCCTCTCTCTGTCTCAACTACTCCATGAGGAGCGGAGCTGCAACAGGCATGGCCGCGAAGTTGCGTCCATGGCCGAAGGCGTAATTTGCTACATGCTTTAACCGGCATCGAAATTTGCTACAACCGGGACCGCGCTTTACTACCACCGGTGTCGCACTTTGCTACATCGCACATGGCGTCGCGATTTTCGCTACAGCCGGTGTttcattttgctacaaccggcataacGTTTTTCTACATCCATCACGCCTGAGCTGCGACCCATGACGGCGGTCGGGGTGCTGCGACCAGCAACCGACGCTATCGAAGCTATGGGCGTCCTGCCGGAGCTTCCACCATCGACGAGGGAGCTGCAACCGCGGACGAAAGTTGCTGCATGCATGGATCCGGCGAGGAAAGTTGCCGCATGCGTGGATCTAGCAAGGGAGATGCAATTGCAGGCGAGGACGACGGCCGCAGGCGACGAGCGAGCGCACGGGGTGGTGCTTCGAAGTCGATCGTTTTGCTCGTCCATGAAGGTGTGAGTGTGAGGAGCGTGAGGAAGAAAAAAGACATGGGGAGGAAGTCCCAATCCAACGGCTGAATGCGTTCAAATTGAATGGCTAGACACCGACCAGCCCAAACCTGACGCCTACGTGCTGGCGCACAGTACTATCCTTTTGCAAATCATACGAGCTCGTTGAAACGTATACGCGGTATACTGATAATAACTGAACCGGCCCACTGAACGACACCGAAGTTAGATGTGTTTGTAGTGAAAAAAAAGCAAACGGTATCGTAACCAAGTACAGATAGCCACTGGAGACATCAGCTGATATGTGCGCAAACAATTTATGAATTAGTACTAGAGGCACATTCACCTTAGTAGCATTCCTTGCTGCACCGTACAGAATTTGAATTATTTGCAAACATTTTCGAAAACATGACCAAGTTTTTGAAATAATTTGAAAGTTCTTTGAAAAACCTGAACGTTATTGGAAATTTCTAACATTTTTCAGTAACAGGAACAAAATATGAAAACTAGATAATTTTCCAATATAACGAACATCTTTTAAAATTCCTCAATTTTGTTGAATTTAGAAACAAATTTAAAGACATGCATAAATTTATaatttgtgattttttttaaatgataACATTGTTTGAAATCCCCCagaattttttggaattttcaaaCAAATTTTCAAACATGAATTTCTTAATTTGCATACAAATTTTGAAAACAATGATATTTTTTGAAATtcccaaacatttttcaaactttgCCGAACATTCCTGTAGTCTGCGAACAAATTTTAAGCGCGGATAATTTTATAATCTGGGAACAAATTTAGAGAAcaagaacaattttttaaatatccgagaatttattttattttatgagcatttgttattttgaatatttttatATAAACAAATAATTTTAACATATACAAAGAAAATTTGAAAACGGGAATATTTCTTAAATTTGGGACAAAAACTGTAGATTTTTTAAAAAGGATTAAActtgaagaaaaggaaaaattatTGAAtttgttattttatattttaaaaagttcatggaTATGattaaaagaaaacaagaaaacaaaatagaataaaaaataaaataaataaggatAAAAGGAACAAAACCAGGTTTAAAACATACAAACAAAAAAGCTGGAAAAACCAATGGAAAACTGGCACGGGTTGCCTCAAGTTGGTTGAGCCGTGCTCTTTTGCATAGTCCTAAACACAAACCTTACGTGAGGTGTAACTCTTTTGCATAGTCCTAAAGACAGGGTTCGATCCTTTGATACTCCCCATTTTTTTTTCTATAAATTGTGCGTGTACAAATGGGTCGACCCGTGCACATACACTCAGTAGCATCGTATCAATAGGAATTTGCTTGATGTTTTCTTAATGGAATGCCGAGCTGAAAAGTGTCTTTCATATAACAAGATGAACACACAAAATCTACCAATTTAGTTACACAAATGACATGTCCGTAATAGAACAAGTACTATATTATAACAATTGAAGTACAATAACGCAATCATGCACATCATTAATCATTAACACAGATAAGAAGACAAATGTGGCACCGTAGTAGTGTCATGAGCTCAGATCGgatcgcctccgcctccgcccgcCTCCCAGCTCAGATCGgatcgcctccgcctccgcccgcGCCCTTGGGCGAGAGCTCCGTCACGCATCCTCCCGCCCGACCGCTCGCCCCCGTCAGGAACTCCTTCGGATCGGCACCAGAGGCTCGGCTCCAGAGTCAAGCGCTCATCTTGGTGATACGCTCCAATCTGGAGACACGCGCCGCGCCGCCATAGGACCCCCTCTCCGCCCCCTCCCGCTTCGCCGCTGCCGGAGGGGACGCCGGCGAAACCGCGCGCGCCCCGtggatggcggcggcggggcccctCGTGTCGGCCCTCGGGCTCTGACGGCGGCGCCCCGCGTCGGCGGTTGCGGGATCCGGTGTGATCTCACcaatcggcggcggcggagggcggatccggggctccatggccggatctggcggggcactcggccctggtggtagggagcggcagcgggggcgtggCTGCGCTGATCGGCTGGGCACGAGCAGTGTCCAGGGCGTGCGGTGCAGTGGCCTTGGTTGGGGGTCGTGATGGTGCGTGGCGGCCATGCTCAGCGGTCGGTGGCGGTGGATGTCCAGCGTAGCTCCGGGAAAAATCCTTGCTCCGGTCTTCATCGGAGCCGCGACGGGGACGCCTGCGGGTGCCGCTATCTTTCTTGGAAGTGTCGTTGTGGAGGTGTGTTGTTCCCCTTCGTCGGCCGCTGCCCGCACCGCCACCTGCGCCCCCCAGGTCCTGATCTGTGGGCCTCTCTCCTGCGGATACTTGGCGGTGCCGGCGTGGTTGCCGGGGCCCTTCCTGCGggtgaagccggtggaggagattcggattgggggaaaccccttggttggcccaggTCGGCCGCGCCGccgacgacgctcaagggcgccgttattctttttggagacgtcggtatacatctgctcctctgctccccttccttgcctctcaggtgaaaaccctaactccggtgggcggcggcggcgtccttgacgtcgtgaccttcctgaaggcgtcgccttgagggctgagtggtggtgggcactgtgtcGGTCCGGAACGGTTGCTGGTGatgggcactgcttcgggggaaaccctaggatctggtcttccagatcagacaatggcggtactgcggtgtcgtttctcttttgggagcatcgtttgtggagcagcgttggcagactgaggcaggggtggagcggcttcgtcttgcacggaattttggtggagctgtcaagtcatgcctggccgacaggtgctacgctgagtcatgcctggttggcaggtgctacgcacgacagatctcccggagtcttcgcatctggacggatgagcgcagggcggtggcgccgttgggcgccgtggtggcgtcgacggatggttggactggcaaggatgatgcggatcttTTTCCTGAGGATGGGTCAGTGGTTCGAGGATGATTGCGGCTggtaaaacgtgtgcgtgaggtgtgcgttttaggtgtgctgcacggctgttgttcccgatacgttatgtggatggattgaaaacaacaccggtcttagatatgtggagtgagagcactccacattatcgagtttgtaggtgtgagtggtggctttggaTGGATTGATGTATATTTTTGTTAgacctttgtggaataattaataagatGACTGCATGCATGGATTGATGCAGAGGCTGGGGATTTAACCTCCTTATCTAAAAAAAGGTAAAGTATATAATTCATAATTTTATTgaaagaaaaatatgtagaaaagGAATTAAAATTACAGGTAAGTATGCATATCCATAGGCATGGCATGTTCTATTGTTATGTTCTTTTCAGGGACACACAAATGAGAAGGTACTTGCCCTCTCCCCACTGAAGGTGCTCCGCAACATAGTATGCACATTTCTCGAACAGCTTGTTGAGCAAGGATTCACCGAAATGGCTTGCAAGTAGGGATTCGAACACGGCCCTCAAGCACTTTGCAATGTTAATCCCGCTCTGAACGCTATTTTGCACCTCATCCCCTTTCGAGTCATCATGAGGATCCCAGTTGGACTCGAACAATTTGATGTGGCTGACATTGAACGATCCAGTTTGTGCGACTACCGCCACCACTTCATTGACTGATGGCGTGTAAATGGGAAGATTGAAAGAGTCGAGCTTCTCCTTCTTCACGAGACCCTGTAATATGGCACCACCAACAAATGATTTTAACAAGAGGCCAGAAGATCAATACAAATCTTAATATAGCAATAAACGAATAAGCTTGGTCACAATTTCATCATTTATTACTTTATAATGCCGTGCGATAAGTGTGATAAATAAAATGAGGGTTACTCACTTCTTCAACAAGAGATTGCAGAGATCGTGCAAGTAATCCGCAAGGATGGTTCAGATATCCTTTGTTGTATATGTCCTCATATTTCCTCCCAAGAAACGTCAGCACCATTTGCCCACCAACCACTAGCTCTTCATACCTCAACTTGAGGAACAATAACATGTCCTTCTGAAATTGTTGTCGGTACAGTTCTGCAACAACTGCTGGCGTAGTCTTAGCAATGTAAATGTTTCCCTCGTTTAGGTACTCTCTTCCTCCTTCTAATCCAGCTGGAACCTGAAATAAATACATTGATACTTATACGGA
This window encodes:
- the LOC123429607 gene encoding anthranilate O-methyltransferase 1-like, with the translated sequence MKIERDLYMAKGEGEASYVVNSMLQRKALLETQSVLEKAVREVYMDLLQPAMIVVDLGCSSGQNTLTFVSKVIKVIGRDIGGESKRNPVELQFFLNDLPGNDFNHVFGSLERFKKMTAAEHKENTLVPPFYIAGLPGSYYTRLFPRQSCHLFHSSYCLHWRSQVPAGLEGGREYLNEGNIYIAKTTPAVVAELYRQQFQKDMLLFLKLRYEELVVGGQMVLTFLGRKYEDIYNKGYLNHPCGLLARSLQSLVEEGLVKKEKLDSFNLPIYTPSVNEVVAVVAQTGSFNVSHIKLFESNWDPHDDSKGDEVQNSVQSGINIAKCLRAVFESLLASHFGESLLNKLFEKCAYYVAEHLQWGEGKYLLICVSLKRT